The sequence GATGGGGTCGGTCCCTGAATCTATTGCTGGATGATCAGGATGGGGCAACACTTTTTCGGATGTACCTGGAAGGTCAAGGCCTAGTGGATCTTTTAAGTTTCTGGTTTGCTTGTAATGGCTTCAGAGCTATGGACCCAACAGAACCCAAAACCTCAAAGACAGCCAAAGCCATATATCGATGGTATGTACAAAATAGCCAAGCTGTTTCAGGACGTTTAAAGCCATCCACGCGGGCCCAAGTTAAGGATTGTGTCAAAAACCAACAACTGAATAGAACTGTGTTTGACCAGGCACAACAGGAGATTCAAAGAGCCATGGAACAGGAGGCCTTTCCTTCTTTTTTGCAGTCTGATATATGCAGGGAATATGCTCATGCTATTGAAGACAGTCCCACCCCTGATAGCCCAGGACCTGGACTTCCAACTCTGGCTGAGGAAGAGGAATATAATGGATTACACCACACTTCTGTTGGTTCGAGCACCATGGGGAAAATAAACCGTGCCTTCTCACGCATACCACCAAGAAGCCAAAGGTGAGAACTAAGAGATATGTGATTTTTGCCTTTAGTCTTCTGTTGCTCATTAAATTGTTCTCTGTCGTGGTTGATGCATTAATTTTaggtatagatttttttttttctccatttagGCTTATTTTGATGTTTGTTCTCTAGAACTTTTTCAGCAAATTTCTTTGTTTCTGTTCCTCTCCTCCTTGTGTTAAAGGTTAACTTAGCTGTTATTCCTTTCCCTGAGCTCACATATCTTTGATGTGAACAAAATCTTTCCCTGCTCCAGAGATCAAAGAACCACATCTATAAAgcggtccgtttttttttactccatctacagttccccctccctcccaagaTGCCTTGCTGTTTCAAAGCCTTCTTATCTTATAATGACTGTTTTTTATAACAGTTATTTCTTTTTATGGCTTATGCTGGATTAGATAGTAAATCTGTTAGCAACATCAGTTTGGAAGATGTTTATTTGAATGTAGATTTTTATTTGTCCAAATGGCAAAAAGAAAAGTGCACAAAGCCAACTTTTTTGTCAGAAaataagaagagaaaaaaaacttgTAAAACACGTCAGCCATCCATTGCTTGCTATAGTAATCTGTGGCTTTTTCAGCGCATTATTTAGATtttcaaatatatttttcattttacaaACATTTGTCTTGCATATGTTTTTGCATGTGAATGTAGATGGTGAAGAGGTCACAAAAAAAGGTCATGAGCATAACTTCCTAGTtgtgttttttacttttatagaTCCCACCTTCGCAAAAATGAACAAGTATATCGGTACTTTGCTCCTGCGGCTAGCATTAACGACAGTGAAATTTCAAGTGATGCACTTACTGAAGACAGTATGTCTGTAACGGATAGCAGTGTGTAAGTATCTTCAAAAATGGGCATGTGTCTCCCTCAGTTGGCATAATTGACCTTCTACATCAATATAACGTGTATACGCACACATTCTAAGAGGAAAAGGAAAATGTAACAAAAATTATAATTTCACATGCTTGGACATGTATAGGCATCTTTGGCAGGTGGTCCTACAGGCCTTGGTTCTATCAACAAGTAGACTGCCAGAGGGTACAGGTCAAGAAACACGCGGCCTCTTGCTTTTTATCTTCCTATTGTTGGAGACAATGAATGGAATTTGCTGCTCACTTTGATGAAGTTGCCAAGTGCATGGCTCCAAATAGAAGTGCTGCACTTGGCTCTTTGGCATCTCCATGGTAGAGAGAACCTATAATATTCGGCCTATGTCACCTCTTTATATTCATCTAGTTCGAAGTAAACATCTATTATGGCTATAGAATAGTGATTCACATgtcatagggagaattattacatcTTCATGATTTGTACAGAGCATGATGTATATCATATCTATGTGCTACATGTCTATTGTATGTATTCCCTAAATATTTCTTTATATTATTTAACAGAGATGGAATCCCACCTTATCGCTCCAAGCAGAGGGAAATCCATAGAAGTGTCAGTGCCAATGGTCAAGTGCCTCTGCCTTTTGTTCCTGTAAGTtttatgaaaaaaatgtttttgttcatTACGTTAAGACACAGTTTGATATAAAATGGCCACATGTAGCTTATTTTGCTTCCCTTAGGAGTACAGCTATATTTGTTAAGCCACATGCACATGGCAGAGCCATACAGAGGTGCATGGAGTCCCTATGGTATCATGGTTTGATGCTGTTAGCACAGTAACACCTCTGTATGGCACCGTATTACAGGAATATCCTCCTTAAGAACCAATGCTTCAAATGGATAAATACCTCCATAAAATATAGGgatttggggagatttatcaaactggtgtataatagaactggcttaattgccctgagcaaccaaccagatcccacctttcattttccaaaggagtcaTGAAATATGAAAGATGGcacctgattggtttctatgggcaactaagacagttttactTTGCATCAGttttataacccccccccccccccttaatgttTACTTCCATAAATACAGATGCTCAGTAGGCTCTTGCTTGCATGGGTACAATTCCTCCAAAGTCCATGTATATAGTCCTTATTttgaccattaaaggggttgtcccattcttGGACAATGCCTAGAATggcttaaaaaaaataagtgcTACTCCCCTATTTCTCAAGCGCCATTCTGTGGTGCTAGTCTGATCCTCCTTGTGCTATTTGTTTACAATAGCAGCAGCAATGTGCCTGACTGTAGCAGCCAATCATTGTCCTCAGCTGTCTGCATCTGAGGAAAGTTATTTGCCGCAGTGGTGACGTGCCGAATCCGTGCATGTCACCATGTCGATGTCCTTCTGTCAGGATatggcatgtgactgctgcagccaatcactgtcctcagctatAGACAGCtgacagcgattggctgcagtggtcaggtGCCTTATGCAGGTACGTCACCGTGTCAGTGTAGTTCTGCCGGGATATGGcatatgactgctgcagccaatcactgtcctcagcgtgGTCAGGTGCCCTATCCAGACATGTCAACGctgctgttatttaaaaaaaaaaaaaaacagcatgaggaggaccaAAACACAGAGAACGATGCTGCAGAAATGGATCAGCAtcacttgtttttatttttatttgagctattgtaggggttgtctgggattttaaATTATCTCGGGCAACCCTATTATAATCTGCCATACAAATTAAATTGCTTTATTCATATTGGGCATTATCTTTTTTCTATTTCCTTTTAAAAAAGTTTTAGCGGTTTGTGATAAATGTGCTTATTTTTCCCTTTCAGAGAACAATGCGTCCGCCAGCTGAAATGATGCCAACCAATCCTGCAGaatttgcagcaaaactgaccatAGCTTTGGAAAAGGTTAAAAGACAAAGGGACGCAGAAGAAAAGTTAGAGGAAAAGTTACAAAGGTTAAAAGAGGTAAAAAGAAtacctgactttttagtctatagATATTGACTTTAATGTCAATATATGTATACTTGTTTTATAGTCCATTGCTTGTGATCAGTAGTTTTATAAAGTCTATTGAAATCTGCATTGGAGGCTCCTTTAAGGGACTCTCGCACAGATACAATAAAAAATTTGGGAAATGTGCATTATCTGACAGTTCTAGGGTTTCATTGTTATTGTTGGTCTGCACCTATAATGGCGCAGAATAACCAAAATGCAAACActggtgtgaacgcagccttagacaGTCGTAGTTTGTTCAGATGCATCAAAAACTTATCCCTGTGTCCTCTCCAGGCATAAACCTTTCAGCTGCCCAAAAATGTGACTGTCATGGAGATCCTTGATCCCTGAGACAACTGTTGTTTCCTGTCTACATAGACTGGCTGTAGATCAACTGCAGCACTAGTTTGATCTATAGCCAAAAAGGAAAGAGCCATGTACAATATTCAGGTGCCAGGAAAGCAGTTTACCTTGCTTTATGTTTTCAGATATTCTGAAATAGGTCCCTTATTAAAAAGCTGATAGTAAGAAATATACTTCATAATGACCCCTTGAATAGAAAAAGTGCTCGTGTCCATCTAAGCATATTAACAGAACATAGGCAAGAAATGACACTCCAATTTTGCTATGGCGTTCCAGGATGTTTTAGTAAGTTATATTGTTCTGCTTGTGTTATATGATGTAAAGGAGTTTTAAGTCAGGCATAAGTAGAAAATGTGAGCCTGTGATACAAGTATGTACCTGGCAGTATGACAAGATGGCAAGCTGAGGCATGCAGAAGTATAGAATGCTACTGGAATAGCTCTTGGCAAGGTTCTGCCTAAGGAATCGGGAGTAGCCGCAGTTACTTCAATAACTTGATATATTTCAAAGGACAAAGTAAAAACAGTCACATTATCAAAAAAGGGCTAAAGAAAATATCTGGACTAAACCATGTGaacattatgatttcatattaatAGGAAGAAGATAAACCTGAGTATGACATTCCTGCATCCAGTCATGATGCTTtgccagctgcttcctttgaagaTGACCCTCAATCCATCCTCGATGACCATGTATCAAGAGTCTTGAAGACACCGGCAAATCTGTCACCTAGATCACAGTCTCCTTTCATTCAAAGAAAAGTCAAAGGTCAAGCAACATTTGGCAAAGGTCAAAGCTTTACTTCCTCCCACTTAAGACCGAAGGCTCCTCCTGGAATGGAAACACCTgtcacacagaatatagaacagagGGGATCCACTAGGTAGGCATCCTTTTGATTAGAGAACGTCCTTTGgtcttaatatatatatttatttctcaaaatattattattattattttaaattctaatccaaatatttttttctgtaatctCTCACAGTTTACAGGGATCAAGAAATTACAGAAAAGTAGAAGGGTCTCTCCCATCTAATAAACAGGATGATGAAAACTCAAGCGCCATTGGGCTGACCACGCCACTTTCACCTGAACAAGAAGTGGAACGCAGCCATAGTGTATTGCAATGGGTTTTGGAAAGTGCAAAGATGATGAAAAAACATCATCGTGATACAAACACAAGGTATGAGAAGTTTTTTTTCCTCTACAATGAGTTAATGTAAACTTTGTAGGAAGTATGTATTGTAGCAATATGTAGAATTGTTGGTATGCTTCCCAAATATACAAAATATGTTTAATAGAGCACTTTAAAAACCATGACTCTATTATCCTCTTAATTACAGTATAAACCACAGCTTGGAAGTGAAAAAAACAAGCCATCGCACAACATCACAGCCAGCACATCTATTCCTGCAGGATACATCTATGCCTCCACTTACTGCACCAAACACCCTGGATCAACTGGAAGAAGCCCGTCGTCGACTGGTAGAAGACAAAAGAGTTCCTAAACTTCATAAGAATAGGTAAATGTCTATTGAGTATGTCCATGGATATATAATTGCCTGGTCTTTAGTCATATGTCAATGTGTTTGTGTTgttgtgttgtgttttttttgctaAGTTACTGAGTCTTATGCTTATTATtgcatagaaataattatctagcTAACTATATTGAGAGGTTATCTCATAAAGGAATCCCCTGTCTATATGCCCTATTAGTTTGTACTTACCGTATATAGCGCTACTTATCGTATGAGGCAAAAGTTAACAAGATATTTTATTTCATAACAGAAAAGCAGTAGCATGTAGGCTTCATTCACTTCATTTTCATCAACCACAACTGCATGTTTTATAAGTCTTCTCACAATGATTAAGGTGctatctccctaaggagagttagttcccctcttacctggacacaggcctctcacccagttaagccagtactctctgctctgcactgatgaggggcaatcagcctgaaacagctgtctgcagatgaggtgctggcttatttaatatccaagtagtgtctcaaggcttattttaagagctgaacattgacttataggataagtgccttacatctggtggcattagaggcagagcttgttaagagctcatttgcatttcttccctcccagaattccagaggagcatgtatggcctataagtctcctcacacttattaaggtgctctctcccttactTAGATATGACTTGACAAACTAGCCTTGGTGACCAAAAACATTGGTCAGTTCTTTCTCCATgagttgtgtctggtactgcagctcagctcaattgaagtgaatggagcttcaaaaccccacacaacctgtggacagccaTATTTTTCGAATTCTGTGCATCCTTTCCATTTTAGAACTTTGTAAAGTCATAAGTTATTGACACTTCCTATTTCCTGATGACACTTAAGTACCTTGGCAAAGATAAAAATCAAATAATTCCTATGAATTTCACATAGCTATCTGGGTTCACAagctaaaaaattattgttttgtaTTTAAGGTGCGTGCAGTCTGCAACACTTAAAGAAAAAGGCAAAGCTGCAGAGAACGTACCATCCTCTGGCTTCTCCACAATGAAGTCTGATGAGTAAGTATCTTTATGCAATGTGATTATAAATTCTCTCTGGAATCGCATATACTGTAGATCTCTGTGCTGACTGGCTCAATAGTACATGGCACCAGACATAGCAATGCTATGCTAGAACTTGAAACTAGGGTCAAAACCATATCGCTGGTAGTTATTGATCACAGCCATATTTTTAATTGGCCTTTTCCCTTTTATTTAGTGTAGTTCATATATAGCTTATATCATATGTCATATTTAAGTGTCTTTCAAAATGTTAGGAACCTCTGCTCTACATGGCCAGTGTGGAGTGACCATTATTATGCATCAGAACTGATTGTACTTTAAGACACATACAGCTTCAAAAAAagcctataataataataatgcgttTTTTAGAATGAAGTGCTGCTCATACCAATATATCAAAGCTTTCTGGCTTCTAGTGTTAGATTAAGTACCTTCATACATCTACTCTaatgtttttaattttcttaTAGGCTTAAGTCTGCAAAAAAGATGAATAGTGATCAAGGGCAAGGAGGTTTAGCAATTGTCTACTACTTCTGTGGAGAAAGAATTCCTTACATGATACGAACAAAGGAACCTAGCTTGACTTTGCAAGAATTTAAAGATCTGCTCAGTAAGAAAGGAAGTTACAAGTAAGTATCATGTCTGGAGTCTGATCAGATACTGTAAAGAAAATGTCAGGATTCCTTTGTCAGTCGCTAATATCCTACTTATCGTTTACAGATATTACTTCAAAAAGGAGAGCCAAGAGTTTGAATGCAATGCTGTGTTTCAAGAGATATCTGAGGAGGATGCGTTGCTGCCATTATATGAGGAGAAGATCATCTGCAAAGTGGAAAGAGCATGTTAAGCACATGCTTGACGCAAGTTACAGGAATCTTCTACCGTTGCTGTTCAAAAGTGAAGGTTTATACAGCAAATGGGACCTCATGGCTTAAGCTCTTGGAGGATGGATAAAGCCACTGAGCTATGGATCTtggaatataaaaatggaaaatacaTGAACTGCGGTGATCTTTTCAAGACACATGTATGTAAAGAAATGGAGATAAAATGGAAATCCTCAAAATATCAACATGGAAAGTTATTAAAATGGGCAGTACCATAGATGGTTCCATAGGA is a genomic window of Bufo bufo chromosome 1, aBufBuf1.1, whole genome shotgun sequence containing:
- the LOC121003056 gene encoding axin-related protein-like; protein product: MSSAGVLTCIPDSGRIFRETSLRPPVPGQETKNFKTEKFAMDPQHYEQQMKPKEDLVREAEGCAAQDSRFSRWGRSLNLLLDDQDGATLFRMYLEGQGLVDLLSFWFACNGFRAMDPTEPKTSKTAKAIYRWYVQNSQAVSGRLKPSTRAQVKDCVKNQQLNRTVFDQAQQEIQRAMEQEAFPSFLQSDICREYAHAIEDSPTPDSPGPGLPTLAEEEEYNGLHHTSVGSSTMGKINRAFSRIPPRSQRSHLRKNEQVYRYFAPAASINDSEISSDALTEDSMSVTDSSVDGIPPYRSKQREIHRSVSANGQVPLPFVPRTMRPPAEMMPTNPAEFAAKLTIALEKVKRQRDAEEKLEEKLQRLKEEEDKPEYDIPASSHDALPAASFEDDPQSILDDHVSRVLKTPANLSPRSQSPFIQRKVKGQATFGKGQSFTSSHLRPKAPPGMETPVTQNIEQRGSTSLQGSRNYRKVEGSLPSNKQDDENSSAIGLTTPLSPEQEVERSHSVLQWVLESAKMMKKHHRDTNTSINHSLEVKKTSHRTTSQPAHLFLQDTSMPPLTAPNTLDQLEEARRRLVEDKRVPKLHKNRCVQSATLKEKGKAAENVPSSGFSTMKSDELKSAKKMNSDQGQGGLAIVYYFCGERIPYMIRTKEPSLTLQEFKDLLSKKGSYKYYFKKESQEFECNAVFQEISEEDALLPLYEEKIICKVERAC